One region of Deinococcus seoulensis genomic DNA includes:
- a CDS encoding 7-carboxy-7-deazaguanine synthase QueE produces MNYPVYERFYTWQGEGVHLGRAAYFIRLYGCPQACPWCDSAGTWHREYRPDGVTLMSEGELADVVRAESPDGAVVVVTGGEPILFDLAPLTDALHALGRRVHIETSGIAPLRGGLDWVTLSPKPFGQPPLPDVVALADEVKIIVHDPSDIQAGLDTLTGLPDDAVIWLHPEWSKARERDLTVLNAITQAVKENPRLRAGYQMHKLYRADDLDAHSDKRLIPLGGNAALGY; encoded by the coding sequence GTGAACTATCCCGTCTACGAGCGGTTCTACACGTGGCAGGGCGAGGGGGTGCACCTGGGGCGCGCGGCGTACTTCATCCGGCTGTACGGTTGCCCGCAGGCCTGCCCGTGGTGCGACAGTGCCGGAACGTGGCACCGGGAGTACCGTCCGGACGGCGTGACCCTGATGAGCGAAGGCGAACTGGCCGACGTGGTGCGGGCCGAGAGTCCGGACGGCGCGGTGGTCGTCGTGACGGGGGGCGAGCCGATCCTGTTCGACCTCGCGCCCCTGACGGACGCCCTGCACGCCCTGGGTCGCCGGGTGCACATCGAGACGAGCGGGATCGCACCGCTGCGCGGCGGGCTGGACTGGGTGACGCTGTCCCCGAAACCCTTCGGGCAGCCCCCGCTGCCGGACGTCGTGGCCCTCGCGGACGAGGTGAAGATCATCGTCCACGACCCCAGCGACATCCAGGCCGGACTGGACACCCTGACCGGCCTGCCGGACGACGCGGTGATCTGGCTGCACCCCGAGTGGAGCAAGGCCCGCGAACGGGACCTGACCGTCCTGAACGCGATCACGCAGGCGGTCAAGGAGAACCCGCGCCTGCGGGCCGGGTACCAGATGCACAAGCTGTACCGCGCCGACGACCTCGACGCGCACAGCGACAAACGCCTCATCCCCCTCGGCGGGAACGCGGCCCTGGGGTATTGA
- the queC gene encoding 7-cyano-7-deazaguanine synthase QueC produces MTEGKKRAVVLLSGGLDSSTVLGMATRDGYACTALSFRYGQRHTVELERAATVAAHFGADHRVIDINIGSFGGSALTDESMVVPTDGTEDGVIPPTYVPGRNTVFIAVGLSLAEAIDAERVFLGINAVDYSGYPDCRPEYLSAYQTLADLATKAGLEGRGAVLTAPLAEMTKADIVREALAVGVPIDVTWSCYQGGEEPCGVCDSCRIRDKALIEAGRPDLATTYAQARLA; encoded by the coding sequence ATGACTGAAGGCAAGAAGCGCGCGGTGGTGTTGCTGTCGGGTGGGCTGGATTCGAGCACGGTGCTGGGCATGGCGACGCGGGACGGGTATGCGTGCACGGCGTTGTCGTTCCGGTATGGGCAGCGGCATACGGTGGAGCTGGAGCGGGCGGCGACGGTCGCGGCGCACTTCGGGGCTGATCACCGGGTAATTGACATCAACATCGGGTCGTTCGGGGGGAGTGCCCTGACGGACGAGTCGATGGTGGTGCCGACGGACGGGACGGAGGACGGCGTGATCCCGCCGACGTACGTGCCGGGGCGCAACACGGTCTTTATTGCCGTGGGTCTGAGTCTCGCGGAAGCTATTGATGCCGAGCGGGTGTTCCTGGGGATCAACGCGGTGGATTACAGCGGGTACCCGGACTGCCGGCCGGAGTACCTGTCGGCGTACCAGACGCTGGCGGACCTGGCGACGAAGGCGGGCCTGGAGGGGCGTGGGGCGGTGCTGACGGCGCCACTGGCGGAAATGACGAAGGCGGACATCGTGCGCGAGGCGCTGGCGGTGGGCGTGCCGATTGACGTGACCTGGAGCTGTTATCAGGGCGGCGAGGAGCCGTGTGGGGTGTGCGATTCGTGCCGCATCCGGGATAAGGCGCTGATCGAGGCGGGCCGCCCGGACCTCGCCACCACCTACGCACAGGCGCGGCTGGCGTAA